A window of the Candidatus Paraluminiphilus aquimaris genome harbors these coding sequences:
- a CDS encoding GntP family permease — MEIIGYLGLIGSVALLIWMALRGVDIMFAAILSALVVIITNVMPLADSLLTGFAAGPLGAFTFAGKFFFLFAAGAIFGRAMGDSGAAASIAMALVRKLGADKALIITTLACAALTYGGVVVFVVIFAVYPLGLQLLREADIPKRLFCAALALGAGTFTLTALPGTPSIHNAISASALGTSLTAAPGLSLLAAAVMIGLGIWYLEYQRVQAKAAGEGFVPGPRDVLQEAADDNLPTWGAAVLPLFVVIGLIISPRLVPSSGGQLGELMAFAGSQPIMWPSISLGIGTILCLGLFRNIRETAFTTLGNGTNDSLMPMLNSAAIIGYGGVVVQTAGFQQFGDIVMNSGLPPLLSLFGSISIISAITGSASGGLQIFMQTMAQDYIAMGLDPEVVHRVATVAAGGFDSLPHCGAVITMLTITQLTHKEAYRDTAVITVVIPVIATLTIMVAATLGVR, encoded by the coding sequence ATGGAGATCATCGGCTACCTCGGTTTGATAGGGAGTGTTGCACTGCTGATATGGATGGCGTTACGTGGCGTGGACATTATGTTTGCGGCCATTCTCAGCGCGCTGGTTGTTATCATTACTAACGTAATGCCCCTCGCCGACTCGTTACTCACAGGGTTTGCTGCAGGCCCATTGGGGGCTTTTACCTTTGCGGGAAAGTTTTTCTTCTTATTTGCCGCCGGTGCGATTTTCGGCCGAGCGATGGGCGATAGCGGTGCAGCGGCCAGTATTGCCATGGCGCTTGTTCGAAAGCTCGGCGCCGACAAAGCCTTGATCATTACAACCCTTGCCTGTGCGGCACTGACCTACGGCGGTGTTGTTGTCTTCGTGGTTATTTTTGCGGTCTACCCGCTTGGTCTTCAGTTGCTTCGAGAGGCAGATATACCCAAGCGGCTCTTCTGTGCCGCACTCGCACTCGGCGCTGGAACATTCACGCTTACAGCGTTGCCCGGTACGCCTTCAATTCACAACGCGATATCGGCCTCCGCACTCGGCACTTCGCTGACTGCCGCGCCGGGGCTTAGCCTTCTCGCCGCCGCAGTCATGATTGGTCTGGGCATCTGGTATCTCGAGTACCAACGGGTACAGGCAAAAGCCGCCGGTGAAGGCTTCGTCCCTGGCCCGCGGGATGTTCTGCAAGAAGCGGCAGACGACAATCTACCCACATGGGGCGCGGCCGTCTTACCCCTGTTTGTCGTCATAGGCCTCATTATTTCTCCTCGGTTGGTCCCATCAAGTGGAGGTCAGCTGGGTGAACTCATGGCGTTCGCGGGAAGCCAACCCATTATGTGGCCAAGCATCTCACTCGGGATTGGTACTATTTTGTGCCTTGGCCTGTTCCGAAATATTAGAGAGACCGCCTTTACCACCTTAGGGAACGGGACTAACGATTCATTAATGCCAATGCTCAATAGCGCCGCCATCATCGGCTACGGCGGTGTTGTGGTTCAAACCGCAGGATTTCAGCAGTTCGGTGACATCGTCATGAATTCGGGTTTACCTCCGCTTCTTTCCCTGTTTGGCTCAATTAGTATCATTTCGGCGATAACCGGCTCAGCGTCAGGGGGCTTGCAAATTTTCATGCAGACCATGGCCCAAGATTACATCGCGATGGGCTTAGATCCCGAAGTGGTGCACCGCGTGGCAACGGTGGCGGCGGGCGGCTTCGATTCTCTCCCTCACTGCGGTGCGGTGATTACTATGCTTACCATCACGCAGCTAACCCACAAAGAAGCCTATCGTGATACCGCGGTGATCACGGTTGTTATTCCCGTCATCGCCACCTTAACCATTATGGTCGCCGCCACCCTTGGTGTCCGATGA
- a CDS encoding enoyl-CoA hydratase/isomerase family protein — protein sequence MSDYQTLEITRDGAVMTIALNRPEKMNTFNTVLRREIAKAAIEADLDKTVRAVVLTGNGRAFSAGADLSDDDGMGDGKSVESDLNFEYKPGVLAIHNSSKPWIAVINGPCAGIAYSYAMACDLACMGESAYLYQPFSAIGLVPDGGATWLIPRLVGTKRAYELMALGEKLSADKALSMGMVNRVFPDETLRQDGIAFAQELAQRSPLALSHTKSAVNFGQSHNLDETISKEAALQSICIDSDDAKNAVISFFNKQKPVWQGH from the coding sequence ATGTCCGATTACCAAACATTAGAAATCACCCGAGATGGCGCGGTGATGACGATAGCCCTAAACCGACCCGAGAAGATGAATACGTTCAACACGGTGTTGCGACGGGAGATTGCTAAAGCCGCCATCGAAGCCGATCTTGATAAAACGGTGCGCGCTGTTGTTTTGACCGGTAATGGTCGTGCCTTCAGTGCGGGCGCGGATTTATCTGATGACGATGGCATGGGAGACGGCAAGTCTGTTGAAAGCGATCTAAACTTTGAATACAAGCCCGGCGTCCTAGCCATTCACAACAGTTCGAAACCCTGGATTGCCGTGATTAATGGCCCCTGCGCGGGTATTGCCTACTCCTATGCTATGGCCTGTGATTTGGCATGCATGGGCGAGAGTGCCTATTTATATCAGCCCTTTTCAGCGATCGGGCTTGTGCCCGATGGCGGAGCGACCTGGTTGATACCGCGGTTAGTCGGTACTAAACGAGCGTATGAATTGATGGCGCTGGGTGAAAAATTGAGTGCTGACAAGGCATTGTCTATGGGGATGGTGAATCGCGTGTTCCCAGATGAGACCTTACGACAAGATGGTATTGCCTTCGCGCAGGAGCTCGCACAGCGATCGCCCTTGGCGCTCAGTCACACAAAAAGTGCAGTGAACTTTGGGCAATCGCACAACCTTGACGAGACAATCAGCAAAGAAGCTGCATTACAGTCGATCTGCATCGACAGCGATGATGCGAAAAATGCCGTAATTTCGTTCTTTAATAAGCAAAAGCCAGTCTGGCAGGGGCACTAA
- a CDS encoding ATP-binding protein, producing the protein MEKDNAAVIERHRYLEVLHEFTMRQASMNSVDDICWNIAKTAIGELGFVDCVVYLMNEAHSELVQRAAHGNKNPGEREILDPIAIPVGEGIVGSVAETGVLERVEDTRDDERYILDDSFRCSELAVPILREGKVIGVLDSEHPEPHFFSDEDVKLFTTIAALASTRIDTALALERLEKQAEELIDARREAEAASKAKSRFLASISHDMRTPLTAILGYSKLAEEGASSQEQMAEWQRAIVTNAEYMADMVGNVLDLTVLESGQVSVSYDVIVLADWVADLGSLLNPRILQKGLSFRSSMARDVPGQIQCDKAKLTELTMNLLTNAVKYTVSGRVEFFMGLSTLDGRAALNLKVSDTGIGMSPDDLRVIFEPFTRVHDHEGFMNVEGTGLGLSIVELYVDALGGSITVTSVPGEGTCFDVVIPVLPAEEGEGSAAETELVQEPKGVAVKPTAVLKDRRILLCEDSETVATLVTLILERDGALVIHAENGESGMKHFSDSKEHFDVVITDIQMPVMDGYALASALRTEGWSKPIIALTAFATDQDADKCLNAGCSHYITKPIDVATFASQVARSLSDTHA; encoded by the coding sequence ATGGAAAAGGACAACGCCGCCGTAATTGAGCGTCACCGTTATCTTGAAGTTCTGCACGAATTCACCATGCGCCAAGCCTCCATGAATTCAGTGGACGATATTTGCTGGAATATCGCCAAAACAGCCATTGGTGAACTGGGCTTTGTCGATTGCGTTGTTTATCTCATGAACGAGGCGCACTCAGAGCTGGTTCAGCGCGCGGCTCACGGCAATAAAAATCCCGGTGAGCGAGAGATCCTGGATCCGATCGCCATTCCCGTAGGGGAGGGTATCGTTGGCTCCGTTGCTGAGACCGGCGTTCTCGAGAGAGTTGAGGACACGCGAGACGACGAGCGTTACATTCTTGACGACTCGTTTCGATGCTCAGAACTCGCTGTTCCCATCTTGCGGGAGGGGAAAGTGATCGGCGTCCTCGATTCAGAGCATCCAGAGCCCCATTTTTTTTCCGACGAGGACGTCAAACTCTTCACAACGATTGCCGCATTGGCGTCGACACGAATTGACACAGCACTCGCGCTTGAGCGACTGGAAAAGCAAGCCGAAGAACTCATTGATGCTCGGCGAGAGGCCGAGGCGGCGTCGAAAGCAAAATCCCGCTTTTTAGCGAGTATTTCTCACGATATGCGAACGCCACTTACCGCTATTCTTGGGTACTCAAAGCTTGCAGAGGAGGGGGCGAGTAGCCAGGAGCAAATGGCTGAATGGCAACGCGCGATTGTGACAAACGCCGAGTATATGGCTGACATGGTCGGAAATGTCTTGGATCTGACGGTGCTCGAGAGCGGTCAAGTTAGCGTATCTTATGACGTCATTGTGCTTGCCGATTGGGTGGCAGACCTTGGATCGTTGCTTAACCCACGGATTTTACAAAAGGGGTTGAGCTTCAGAAGTTCGATGGCACGAGATGTCCCGGGTCAGATTCAGTGTGACAAAGCGAAGCTCACAGAGCTCACAATGAACCTGCTCACCAACGCAGTAAAGTACACCGTGTCGGGTCGTGTTGAGTTTTTCATGGGCTTGAGCACTCTGGACGGGCGAGCCGCTCTTAACCTTAAAGTGAGCGATACCGGGATTGGTATGAGCCCCGATGACTTGAGAGTCATCTTCGAGCCATTTACCCGGGTTCATGACCATGAGGGCTTCATGAATGTTGAGGGCACCGGGCTGGGCCTGAGCATTGTTGAGTTGTATGTGGATGCACTGGGAGGATCAATAACAGTCACTTCAGTTCCGGGTGAGGGAACTTGCTTCGACGTGGTCATTCCGGTTCTTCCAGCTGAGGAAGGCGAAGGCTCTGCCGCAGAGACGGAACTCGTTCAGGAGCCAAAGGGTGTTGCGGTCAAACCAACAGCGGTGCTTAAAGATCGAAGGATTCTATTGTGTGAAGACAGCGAGACCGTCGCAACGCTGGTGACACTGATTTTGGAGCGAGATGGCGCCTTGGTGATACATGCCGAAAATGGTGAGAGCGGCATGAAACACTTTTCCGATTCGAAAGAGCACTTTGATGTGGTTATCACGGATATTCAAATGCCGGTCATGGACGGCTATGCGCTAGCAAGTGCACTGAGAACTGAGGGTTGGTCAAAACCGATTATCGCGCTCACGGCATTCGCGACCGACCAGGATGCGGACAAGTGCCTGAATGCGGGGTGCAGTCACTACATAACCAAACCCATCGATGTGGCGACGTTTGCGTCTCAGGTGGCGAGGAGCCTAAGCGATACGCACGCTTAG
- a CDS encoding acyl-CoA synthetase: MPTITEQARATPDKPAFIMGASGEVVTFAELDAKANQIAQLLRASGIQTGQHIAMMLKNCREFIEVVFGCSRAGVVFTPISTHLKKEETAYIINNCNARLFIASASLADVATEAAEHAPELLRKFIVGGETAGFEDWQSAVASQPSDEISDQSLGVPMLYSSGTTGKPKGIFRAPQNTDLDAPHPLKLVGAYYGFSDVTVYLSPAPLYHSAPLFYNTLNMTGGGTSVIMDRFDPEQALALIERYEVTHSQWVPSMFIRMLKLPEGIRERYDVSSMQRAIHAAAPCPIDIKRQMINWWGPVICEYYSSTEGVGFTLIDSEDWLAHPGSVGRPLTGVPKILDDEMKVLPPGEVGQIYFDEIGRFEYFDEPGKTDEAFDTRGWGTVGDMGYLDADGYLYLTDRKNFMIITGGVNVYPAEIEGLLVTHPQIADAAVFGIPNEEYGEEVKAVVQLLDHDEAGDALAGDLILWMKERLSSVKVPKSVDFMEQLPRMDNGKLYKRHLMEAYK, translated from the coding sequence ATGCCGACAATTACTGAGCAAGCACGCGCCACCCCCGATAAGCCCGCTTTCATTATGGGGGCTTCCGGTGAGGTGGTTACCTTTGCCGAACTCGATGCTAAGGCCAACCAGATTGCTCAGTTATTGCGGGCATCAGGGATTCAGACGGGTCAACATATCGCCATGATGCTCAAGAATTGCCGAGAATTTATAGAGGTTGTTTTTGGCTGTTCAAGGGCAGGCGTGGTGTTTACCCCCATTAGTACGCACCTTAAAAAAGAAGAAACCGCCTACATTATCAATAACTGTAATGCGCGTTTATTCATTGCGTCGGCATCATTGGCGGACGTGGCGACAGAGGCCGCAGAACATGCGCCAGAGCTTTTAAGAAAGTTCATTGTCGGTGGTGAAACCGCCGGTTTCGAGGATTGGCAGAGCGCCGTAGCCTCACAGCCGAGCGATGAGATTTCCGATCAGAGTCTCGGGGTGCCGATGCTGTATTCATCGGGTACGACCGGCAAACCCAAGGGTATTTTTCGAGCGCCGCAGAATACGGATCTCGATGCGCCACACCCGCTCAAACTGGTGGGTGCCTACTACGGCTTCAGCGATGTCACCGTTTATTTGTCACCCGCGCCGCTCTACCATTCGGCACCCCTCTTTTACAACACGTTGAACATGACGGGTGGCGGCACATCGGTCATCATGGATCGTTTTGACCCCGAGCAAGCACTAGCATTGATCGAGCGCTATGAAGTAACCCATAGCCAGTGGGTTCCATCAATGTTTATCCGCATGCTTAAGTTGCCCGAAGGTATTCGCGAGCGCTACGACGTCTCAAGTATGCAACGTGCAATCCATGCCGCGGCGCCATGCCCCATCGATATTAAACGACAGATGATCAACTGGTGGGGTCCTGTTATCTGCGAATATTATTCATCGACTGAGGGCGTCGGTTTTACGCTGATTGACTCGGAGGATTGGCTCGCCCATCCGGGATCGGTGGGCCGGCCTTTGACCGGCGTGCCGAAAATTTTAGATGACGAGATGAAGGTTTTACCCCCGGGAGAGGTCGGACAGATTTATTTTGATGAAATCGGTCGTTTTGAGTATTTCGATGAGCCGGGCAAAACCGACGAGGCTTTTGATACACGAGGCTGGGGAACGGTAGGGGATATGGGTTACCTCGATGCGGACGGGTATCTCTATCTGACTGATAGGAAGAACTTCATGATCATTACGGGTGGCGTCAACGTCTATCCCGCCGAGATCGAGGGTTTGTTGGTAACGCATCCGCAGATCGCCGATGCGGCCGTATTCGGCATCCCGAACGAGGAGTACGGCGAGGAGGTGAAGGCGGTCGTGCAGCTTCTGGATCATGATGAGGCCGGCGACGCGTTAGCCGGCGATCTCATTTTGTGGATGAAAGAGCGACTGTCCTCTGTAAAAGTCCCTAAAAGTGTCGATTTTATGGAGCAACTGCCGCGTATGGATAACGGCAAGCTCTACAAGCGGCACCTGATGGAGGCTTACAAGTGA
- a CDS encoding class I adenylate-forming enzyme family protein, translating into MSVVANFKEALSMATADGGLLEITTIERDGVPVKAFAQAPGSMRDLWALSTGHGDAEYLIYGEERWTYTQTAKVVAEFGGWLMEQGVGPGDHVAIAMRNYPEWMMAHWAVNSIGAAIVGMNAWWVADEMDYALNDSKPKVLIADDRRLEAFAQIQDKYPDIKVVSVREANSPVAAVDFHSAMVDGAQLPDIEIDPDSVACIFYTSGTTGRPKGAQLTNRGCITNVLNVVAMGRAFATASALAKSGGDNEVAVQSPPSGTGLIATPLFHVTANNCAVQAGTLAGNRFVLMYKWDTVEALKLIEAEKVNTVSAVPMMTRELLTHPDFEDYDTSSLASMGGGGAAVQPDLVKKVDAVTKKARPAQGYGMTEVCGIITYIAGDVFVERPSSCGYLAPTFDGKVVDESGKELPVGELGEICVKGAAVIKGYLNRPEATADTIVDGWLHTGDIGYFDEDGFLYLVDRAKDMILRGGENIYGAEVEFAVFDHPAILECVAFAVPDERLGEEVGVAVHLKDGAMLDAAGLREHLSTRLAAFKVPKYLWFLAEPLPRNANGKFLKRELREVLDPASAD; encoded by the coding sequence ATGTCAGTTGTAGCTAATTTCAAAGAAGCACTTTCAATGGCCACGGCCGATGGTGGATTACTGGAGATCACCACTATTGAGCGTGATGGGGTGCCCGTTAAAGCCTTCGCGCAAGCTCCGGGATCTATGAGGGACCTCTGGGCATTGTCGACCGGCCACGGCGATGCGGAATATTTGATTTACGGTGAAGAGCGGTGGACATACACACAAACGGCAAAGGTTGTTGCCGAATTTGGTGGCTGGCTAATGGAGCAAGGCGTAGGGCCCGGCGATCACGTGGCCATTGCAATGCGCAACTATCCGGAGTGGATGATGGCGCATTGGGCGGTCAATAGTATTGGCGCCGCGATTGTTGGCATGAATGCGTGGTGGGTAGCCGATGAAATGGACTACGCGTTAAATGATTCGAAGCCCAAGGTATTGATTGCGGACGATCGTCGGCTAGAGGCTTTCGCGCAAATTCAAGATAAGTACCCAGACATTAAGGTCGTGTCGGTTCGTGAAGCTAATTCGCCGGTAGCCGCCGTTGATTTCCATTCAGCGATGGTCGACGGCGCACAACTCCCGGATATTGAAATCGATCCCGACAGTGTCGCGTGTATTTTTTATACCTCGGGCACCACGGGTCGGCCAAAAGGTGCACAACTGACCAACAGGGGCTGCATTACCAATGTTTTGAATGTTGTTGCAATGGGGCGGGCCTTTGCGACCGCGTCAGCGCTCGCAAAGTCGGGCGGAGATAACGAGGTTGCCGTACAGTCACCGCCGTCAGGCACTGGATTGATAGCGACACCGCTATTTCATGTGACCGCCAATAACTGTGCGGTGCAAGCAGGGACCCTGGCAGGCAACCGGTTTGTGCTGATGTACAAGTGGGACACCGTTGAGGCGCTAAAGCTGATAGAAGCTGAGAAGGTTAATACCGTCAGTGCCGTGCCCATGATGACACGTGAGCTTCTGACACACCCCGATTTCGAAGACTATGACACGTCGAGTTTAGCCAGTATGGGAGGAGGGGGTGCCGCTGTGCAGCCGGACCTCGTCAAAAAGGTTGATGCAGTGACCAAGAAGGCGCGACCTGCGCAAGGCTACGGTATGACCGAAGTGTGCGGCATCATTACGTACATCGCAGGAGACGTCTTCGTTGAACGCCCCTCAAGCTGTGGCTACTTAGCACCGACGTTCGATGGAAAAGTAGTCGACGAGTCAGGAAAGGAGCTTCCTGTTGGTGAGCTTGGGGAGATTTGCGTCAAAGGCGCTGCGGTCATCAAGGGGTACTTGAATCGGCCCGAGGCGACAGCAGACACGATCGTGGATGGTTGGCTCCATACTGGCGATATCGGCTACTTCGATGAAGACGGCTTCCTCTATCTCGTTGATCGCGCTAAAGACATGATTCTGAGAGGCGGGGAAAATATATACGGTGCCGAAGTTGAATTTGCTGTCTTCGATCACCCTGCGATATTGGAGTGCGTAGCCTTCGCCGTTCCCGACGAGCGTTTGGGTGAGGAAGTGGGTGTTGCTGTGCACTTGAAAGACGGCGCGATGCTGGATGCTGCAGGGTTGCGCGAGCATCTATCAACGCGCCTCGCTGCTTTTAAAGTACCTAAGTACCTTTGGTTCTTGGCTGAACCACTTCCGAGAAATGCGAACGGTAAATTCCTTAAACGTGAATTACGTGAAGTGCTTGACCCTGCGTCAGCAGACTGA
- a CDS encoding phosphotransferase family protein: MAQGLDLTQLDTWIRRHVPAFEGPLQAEKFAGGQSNPTFKLTAGENQYVLRRKPQGTLLASAHAVDREFKVLAALAPTNVPVPIPVALCEDETIIGSMFYIMEYLEGRIFWDPALPEVSDEDRAQIYDQMNRVMADMHSVDINEVGLSDYGKPGNYFERQIGRWTKQYRAAETETIPEMEKLIDWLPKNMPVDDGRVSLVHGDYRLDNMIFHPTEPRIIAILDWELSTLGHPLADLAYQLMAWQFPREAGINGLAGLSREALNIPSDEQYIKLYCERTGQPGIQDWNFYMAFCFFRLASITQGIRKRALIGTASSPEAEAKAAMVGPLSSMGAAYTD; encoded by the coding sequence ATGGCACAGGGTCTTGACTTAACACAGCTTGATACATGGATTAGGCGACATGTACCGGCCTTTGAGGGACCTTTGCAGGCTGAAAAGTTTGCGGGAGGACAGTCAAACCCTACGTTTAAGCTTACTGCGGGCGAAAATCAATATGTATTGAGGCGCAAGCCACAGGGCACGTTACTTGCCTCAGCGCATGCCGTAGATAGGGAATTCAAAGTCCTCGCCGCCCTCGCACCAACAAATGTACCCGTGCCAATACCCGTTGCGCTCTGCGAGGACGAAACCATTATTGGCTCCATGTTCTACATCATGGAATACCTAGAAGGCCGCATTTTCTGGGATCCTGCTCTGCCTGAGGTGAGCGATGAAGATCGGGCCCAAATCTACGACCAAATGAATCGTGTCATGGCCGACATGCACAGCGTAGACATCAACGAAGTCGGCCTCAGCGATTACGGTAAACCGGGAAACTACTTCGAGCGCCAAATCGGGCGATGGACAAAGCAGTATCGCGCCGCTGAGACTGAGACGATTCCTGAAATGGAAAAACTCATCGACTGGTTACCCAAAAATATGCCTGTAGACGATGGCCGCGTGTCGCTCGTACACGGCGATTACCGCCTGGATAATATGATTTTCCACCCGACAGAGCCTCGGATCATTGCCATTTTGGATTGGGAACTATCGACCTTGGGGCATCCGCTAGCGGATCTTGCGTACCAGCTCATGGCCTGGCAGTTCCCGCGTGAGGCTGGAATAAACGGACTCGCAGGCTTGTCGCGCGAAGCGCTCAACATCCCCTCAGATGAGCAATACATCAAGCTCTATTGCGAAAGAACCGGTCAACCGGGAATCCAGGACTGGAACTTCTACATGGCCTTTTGCTTCTTTCGACTCGCGTCCATTACCCAAGGCATCCGGAAGCGCGCTTTGATCGGAACCGCATCGAGCCCAGAGGCAGAAGCCAAAGCAGCAATGGTGGGACCACTTTCGTCGATGGGTGCAGCGTACACCGACTAA
- a CDS encoding DUF3604 domain-containing protein, with protein MNKKPLLILLAAMLTTSVQANEKQIYWGDTHLHTNRSFDAFTNRNFSVGPDEAYRFARGLPVEHPGHKARVQLETPLDFLVVSDHAEFLGAVRHVYNEGLPTNGLGWVQKIKLWYSQYLIRDAIKTGNGREFFYSQLPDPYDTPQEAVAEWEKNIGTSVFPKMPVIEDKAWSDIADAAEANNRPGEFSAILGWEYSLIPGGANLHRVVMTDLDGESVKVFQPFGSDDSMYPEDLWAWLDETSQETGGNFIAIPHNSNISKGAMFDTITMRNEPVGPAYAQIRKRWEPIVEITQYKGDSETHPSLSPEDPFADFEDYPFYIQKGWTQYKPEKGDFIRSALLRGMQLEQEIGINPYQFGVIGSTDAHTGLAAAEENNFHGKFATDSTPEMKLYKWSDNANSSFGWAMGAQGLAAVWAEENTREGILAAMKRRETYATTGSRIGLRFYGGFGIDESLLQATKLSADGVNLVPMGGELNAVDARPPTFIVHAMADPKSGALDRIQIVKGWINPQGEALEKVFDVAWSSDDRLNPDGSLSPVPNTVNLETGAWSNAAGAASLSTAWQDPEFDPAIQAFYYVRVLEVPTPRHSLLDKIALGGEVDTRRPDVIQERAYSSAIWYQPAR; from the coding sequence ATGAACAAAAAACCACTGTTGATCCTACTGGCTGCGATGTTGACGACGTCGGTCCAAGCGAATGAAAAGCAAATTTACTGGGGTGATACCCATCTCCACACGAACCGCTCTTTCGACGCCTTTACCAATCGAAACTTTTCTGTGGGGCCTGATGAGGCTTATCGTTTTGCACGAGGGTTGCCTGTTGAGCACCCAGGCCACAAGGCAAGGGTCCAACTTGAAACGCCCCTCGACTTTCTTGTGGTGTCCGATCATGCGGAGTTCCTAGGAGCTGTCCGACATGTATACAACGAGGGTCTACCCACGAATGGATTGGGATGGGTTCAGAAAATTAAACTTTGGTACTCCCAATATTTAATCCGAGATGCGATCAAAACAGGCAACGGTCGCGAGTTTTTTTACAGCCAACTCCCGGACCCCTACGATACACCACAGGAGGCTGTCGCTGAGTGGGAGAAAAACATTGGTACCTCCGTTTTTCCGAAAATGCCTGTCATTGAAGATAAGGCCTGGAGCGATATCGCTGATGCGGCTGAGGCAAACAATAGGCCGGGTGAGTTTTCAGCCATTCTTGGCTGGGAGTACAGCCTGATTCCGGGGGGCGCCAATTTACACCGGGTCGTGATGACGGATCTCGACGGTGAATCGGTCAAAGTTTTTCAGCCCTTTGGCTCCGACGACAGTATGTATCCTGAGGATTTATGGGCGTGGTTGGATGAAACGAGTCAAGAAACGGGCGGAAATTTTATTGCGATCCCTCATAACTCCAACATCTCTAAGGGCGCGATGTTTGACACCATTACCATGCGTAATGAACCGGTAGGGCCCGCTTATGCACAGATACGTAAGCGTTGGGAGCCAATTGTAGAAATCACTCAGTACAAAGGCGACTCCGAAACACACCCAAGTTTATCGCCCGAAGACCCTTTCGCGGACTTTGAGGATTACCCCTTCTACATTCAAAAAGGATGGACGCAATATAAGCCGGAGAAAGGAGATTTCATTCGCTCGGCTTTACTTCGAGGTATGCAGCTAGAGCAAGAAATAGGTATCAACCCTTACCAGTTCGGGGTGATCGGATCGACGGATGCGCATACGGGACTTGCCGCCGCGGAGGAAAACAACTTCCATGGGAAGTTTGCGACGGACAGTACGCCTGAGATGAAGCTGTACAAGTGGTCTGACAACGCCAATAGCTCGTTTGGCTGGGCCATGGGGGCGCAGGGGCTCGCGGCAGTGTGGGCCGAGGAAAATACGCGCGAAGGTATTCTTGCTGCAATGAAACGGCGAGAAACCTACGCAACGACGGGATCACGAATTGGTCTGCGTTTTTACGGGGGCTTTGGTATTGATGAGTCGCTTCTTCAAGCGACCAAGCTCTCTGCCGATGGCGTCAACCTCGTCCCTATGGGGGGAGAGCTCAACGCGGTCGATGCACGCCCCCCCACGTTTATTGTTCACGCCATGGCTGATCCAAAGTCAGGTGCGCTCGATCGCATTCAAATTGTGAAAGGCTGGATTAACCCTCAGGGTGAGGCGCTTGAGAAGGTTTTTGACGTGGCCTGGTCTTCTGACGATAGACTCAACCCTGATGGTTCGCTCTCGCCGGTTCCCAATACGGTGAATCTTGAAACGGGTGCTTGGAGCAATGCAGCCGGTGCGGCGAGTTTATCGACTGCTTGGCAAGATCCTGAGTTTGATCCGGCGATACAGGCTTTTTACTACGTGCGAGTTCTTGAGGTACCCACACCTCGCCATAGCTTGCTCGATAAGATTGCCCTTGGAGGGGAGGTCGACACGAGGCGTCCT